A DNA window from Leptolyngbya sp. SIO1E4 contains the following coding sequences:
- a CDS encoding PatA/PatG family cyanobactin maturation protease: MPDFAAIPGFAALQALTLGDPRIKIAILDGPADFERACFKGANLSRVKPYWQEELEPIDPIYIQQELKIRALMEQRKALKKAMKESKKQDVEMTPPSSTDSNDESPSSSSSQVTPSEIEPTTCPLKNIFNALLEDTDAPLQEHYRQLRDAKQLSSPQPTPPKNTDHTAAIEALEVEIKERVEAIPESVQARLNGIFHATGIFGTMFGQPGSPVEGVAPDCTAINIPLFETATTGEALSPLNLAHAFNLARDLGVHIIHCAACHPTQTGFAHEMIQKAVQQCQENNILIVAPAGNDKGECFCVPAVLPKVLSVGMMKDDGRPASYSNWGGQYQQQGILAPGENIAAAHPGTDEPTRQEGTSLAAPLMTGLSALFMSLQLQRGEQPNAEAVRLAWLNSALPCNPEVVEEPERCLAGRLNLAGAYHCLTGQSLPGVKPAPVMQPNRVLPTANLVALGLGESTPIHTSTPPLKATPNLEPVPSLTTASPVPQPVSLPTVPPAVASAPVSSPATTLSSTTVTPSAVSNKVYALGTIGYDFGTEARRDTFKQKMPAVNSDGTVVPANPYDARQMVHYLEQNPTAAKSLIWTLNLDSKPIYVVEPKRAFASDIYETLIQMLAGQVQGENSEDYIERVSIPGHLQKKTVELLSGQVLPVVEIENSRGMYGWQVNDLVRSALATVGDLIPAATDVVMQRSLNSFLQRIYFELGNLGQLARERALNFAATNAFQAASTFAEAIALGMQLDTIKIEKSPFCRIHSDCWDMTLTFSDPENSHRAKKVFRFTIDVKDTVPVTLGDVRSWSINP, from the coding sequence ATGCCTGACTTTGCTGCTATTCCTGGCTTTGCTGCCCTCCAAGCCCTCACATTGGGGGATCCTCGCATCAAAATTGCGATTTTAGATGGGCCTGCCGATTTTGAGCGCGCCTGCTTCAAAGGGGCTAATCTCAGCCGAGTCAAACCTTACTGGCAAGAAGAACTAGAGCCCATTGACCCCATCTATATTCAGCAGGAACTCAAAATCAGGGCGCTGATGGAGCAACGGAAAGCCCTGAAAAAAGCGATGAAGGAGAGCAAAAAGCAAGATGTGGAGATGACACCCCCGTCTTCAACCGATAGCAACGATGAGTCACCCTCGTCATCAAGTTCTCAGGTGACACCCTCTGAAATAGAGCCCACGACTTGCCCACTGAAAAACATTTTCAATGCTTTGCTAGAAGATACGGATGCCCCTTTACAGGAGCACTATCGCCAATTAAGGGACGCCAAGCAATTATCATCGCCACAGCCCACCCCCCCCAAAAACACTGACCATACTGCTGCCATTGAAGCCTTAGAAGTAGAGATAAAAGAGCGGGTAGAAGCCATTCCTGAATCAGTGCAAGCCCGTTTAAATGGCATTTTCCATGCAACTGGCATCTTTGGCACGATGTTTGGGCAACCGGGCTCTCCCGTAGAAGGGGTGGCTCCCGATTGCACCGCCATCAACATCCCCCTGTTTGAGACGGCAACCACCGGTGAAGCCCTGTCCCCCCTGAATCTGGCCCATGCCTTTAACCTGGCCCGAGACCTGGGGGTTCATATCATTCACTGTGCAGCTTGCCACCCTACCCAAACCGGGTTTGCCCACGAAATGATTCAGAAAGCCGTCCAGCAATGCCAGGAAAACAATATCCTCATCGTGGCTCCGGCAGGCAATGACAAAGGGGAATGCTTTTGCGTTCCTGCCGTACTGCCGAAGGTTCTATCCGTCGGCATGATGAAAGATGATGGACGACCTGCCAGCTATAGCAATTGGGGGGGGCAGTATCAACAGCAAGGCATTCTCGCTCCGGGCGAAAACATCGCAGCTGCTCATCCCGGTACTGATGAACCGACTCGCCAAGAAGGTACCAGTTTAGCGGCTCCTTTGATGACTGGCCTTTCCGCATTATTCATGAGTTTGCAACTACAACGAGGCGAGCAACCAAACGCGGAAGCCGTGCGGCTGGCTTGGCTGAATAGTGCCCTTCCTTGCAACCCTGAGGTAGTTGAAGAACCCGAGCGGTGTTTGGCGGGTCGGTTAAATCTCGCGGGTGCTTATCATTGCCTGACTGGCCAATCTTTGCCTGGGGTTAAACCGGCTCCTGTCATGCAGCCAAACAGGGTGCTGCCCACTGCCAATCTCGTGGCCCTCGGCCTGGGTGAATCGACACCGATCCATACCTCAACACCACCCCTCAAAGCAACGCCCAACCTAGAACCGGTGCCCAGCCTAACGACGGCATCTCCCGTTCCACAACCGGTTTCTCTTCCCACTGTTCCCCCTGCTGTCGCCTCTGCTCCCGTCTCCTCGCCAGCGACGACCCTTTCTTCCACGACTGTGACGCCCAGCGCCGTCTCCAACAAAGTGTATGCCTTGGGAACCATCGGCTATGACTTTGGCACTGAAGCACGACGGGACACTTTTAAACAAAAGATGCCAGCTGTTAACAGTGATGGCACGGTCGTGCCGGCCAATCCCTATGATGCTCGCCAGATGGTGCACTATCTGGAGCAGAACCCAACGGCAGCAAAATCACTCATCTGGACACTGAACTTAGACTCAAAGCCTATCTATGTGGTTGAGCCCAAGCGTGCTTTTGCCAGTGATATCTACGAGACGCTAATCCAAATGCTAGCAGGACAGGTGCAAGGGGAAAACAGCGAAGATTACATTGAGCGAGTGAGTATACCGGGGCACTTGCAAAAGAAAACGGTAGAACTGCTTTCGGGACAAGTTCTGCCTGTGGTCGAAATTGAGAACTCGCGAGGAATGTATGGTTGGCAGGTCAATGATTTAGTCCGTTCGGCCTTGGCAACGGTTGGCGATCTCATTCCCGCCGCTACCGACGTAGTGATGCAGCGTTCGTTAAACAGTTTTTTGCAGCGCATCTATTTTGAACTGGGAAATTTAGGACAACTAGCTCGGGAACGTGCCCTTAACTTTGCTGCAACGAATGCGTTTCAGGCCGCATCTACTTTTGCAGAAGCGATTGCTCTCGGGATGCAGCTTGACACCATTAAAATTGAAAAAAGCCCCTTCTGCCGCATTCATAGTGATTGCTGGGATATGACATTGACATTTTCCGATCCGGAAAACAGCCATCGAGCAAAGAAGGTATTCCGCTTCACAATTGATGTGAAAGATACTGTTCCAGTGACGTTAGGAGACGTACGCTCGTGGTCAATCAATCCTTAG
- a CDS encoding SagB family peptide dehydrogenase — protein MADCFTLSFRSDVALEVEAEQISLRSPHHALTLEHPQPGLKAALEDLKYSALTLPQLVAKIVELDGPEAGLTFEPELQKLVRLGWICYSVLPLATAIPIAEPYHFADSSADGSGNGQWQSPKLSRFAFLHQDDQQFVLESPLSKAKIILWDWRAAAMVAKLATPNASLTVEEIAEALIGLETTQRFIQLLIATGMATVEPEPKALTQWEFHSLLFHHQTRLQRLDDSHQAELPFFEDRDRYPILKPPMSDQVISLVKPDLTDLIANDMSLTQAIETRQSLRDYDDQPISVHQLGEFLYRCVRVKEVQTLEEDWLNIGEFTQRPYPCGGALYELEIYPVVNQCQGLAAGLYHYQPLSHTLHQLVDEQSAVETLLYDAWKATGQQDIPQVLLIITARFGRLFWKYPSFGYGLILKHIGVLYQTFYLVATAMQLAPCAIGSGNSEQFCKVAALNEVEESSVGEFSLGSLKRHHHELT, from the coding sequence ATGGCTGATTGCTTCACCCTATCCTTCCGATCTGATGTCGCCCTTGAGGTGGAAGCTGAGCAGATTTCCCTGCGATCGCCCCACCATGCCCTGACGTTGGAGCATCCTCAACCGGGCTTAAAAGCGGCCTTGGAAGACCTGAAATATTCGGCCCTCACCCTGCCCCAATTGGTAGCCAAGATTGTGGAACTGGATGGGCCTGAAGCAGGCCTCACCTTTGAACCTGAGTTACAAAAACTGGTTCGTCTCGGCTGGATTTGCTACTCAGTTCTTCCCTTGGCAACCGCTATCCCCATTGCCGAGCCTTATCACTTCGCAGATAGTAGTGCCGATGGCAGTGGCAATGGGCAGTGGCAATCGCCAAAACTTTCTCGCTTTGCTTTTTTGCATCAGGACGATCAGCAATTTGTTCTGGAGTCTCCCCTATCCAAAGCCAAGATTATTTTGTGGGATTGGCGGGCTGCTGCGATGGTGGCAAAGTTGGCGACCCCCAATGCATCTCTGACCGTAGAAGAGATTGCAGAGGCGCTGATTGGTCTAGAAACCACTCAACGCTTTATTCAGTTATTAATCGCCACTGGCATGGCAACCGTTGAACCCGAACCGAAAGCGTTGACTCAATGGGAATTTCATAGCCTGCTGTTTCATCATCAAACTCGCTTGCAACGATTAGACGATTCACATCAAGCAGAATTGCCTTTCTTTGAAGATCGCGATCGCTATCCCATTCTCAAACCCCCGATGAGTGATCAGGTGATTTCGTTAGTGAAGCCTGACCTGACTGACCTGATAGCCAACGATATGTCATTAACCCAGGCGATCGAGACTCGTCAGTCCTTGCGAGACTATGATGATCAGCCAATTTCAGTGCATCAACTGGGAGAGTTCTTGTATCGCTGCGTCAGGGTAAAAGAAGTCCAGACGCTGGAAGAGGATTGGCTCAATATTGGCGAATTCACTCAGCGTCCCTATCCCTGTGGGGGTGCCTTATACGAATTGGAAATTTATCCCGTCGTTAATCAGTGCCAAGGCTTAGCAGCAGGTCTCTATCATTATCAACCCCTCTCCCACACATTACATCAGCTGGTGGATGAGCAGTCGGCAGTAGAAACCTTGCTTTACGATGCTTGGAAAGCTACTGGACAACAAGATATTCCCCAGGTGCTTTTGATCATTACAGCCCGATTTGGCCGCTTGTTCTGGAAATACCCCAGTTTTGGATACGGTTTAATTTTGAAACATATTGGTGTGTTATATCAGACCTTTTATTTAGTGGCCACTGCCATGCAGTTAGCTCCCTGTGCGATCGGGTCAGGGAATTCCGAGCAATTTTGTAAAGTGGCCGCCCTGAATGAGGTTGAAGAATCCTCGGTTGGAGAGTTTAGTCTCGGTTCATTAAAACGACATCATCACGAACTCACTTAA
- a CDS encoding TOMM precursor leader peptide-binding protein: protein MKKPQIKPHFRLEIIEPKHVYLLSEYSTQALTGGLYCQILPLLNGQHTREALIQKLDGQVPPEHLDYVLDRLQDKGYLTDAAHELTPEMAAFWSGLGVEPQQVAEHLSQSQVTVTAIGATNPQPLLNSLQAIGISVQQRQPEELIGEADGENSLLVVLTDDYLQPELRQINQKALNAQQPWLLGKPMGNVLWLGPIFHPGQTGCWACLAQRLWGNHEVESSVLRQKGQLGQLGNASDHQACLPVAFAGFPAMVQTAIGLTTTEIAKWLVKRSIPDSSIQTLAGTLITLDQATLTLKTHQLPHRPQCPTCGDADLVHQQVNQPLALTSRKKLFTQDGGHRAFTPEQIVSRHEHLISPITGVVSSLVRSSDPDNSFVHTYSAVHAFGSATSLNQLRRSLRHKSGGKGKTDRQSKASGFCEAIERYSGIYQGDEPKVSATFKELGEQAIHPYQCLLFSERQYQNREQLNQAIMVDHDWIAQPFDETQTIDWTPVWSLTEKRHKYLPTAFCYYNYKLPKTHRFCSADSNGNAAGGTLEDAILQGFLELAERDSVALWWYNRLPRPGIDLASFNDPYLLDLQTWYQTQQRELWVLDLTTDLNIPAFAAVSRYTGSQQEYIVAGYGAHFDPKIAVSRAVTEVNQMGGHLPEKHPPTEADSALSYWFTQATIANQPYLAPDPQLPVKQYTDYPQQWSDDIYQDVLQCAAVVKQAGLEMLVLNQTRPDIGLPVVKVMVPGLRHFWSRFGAGRLYDVPVKLGWQSAPLAEEQMNSMPMVF, encoded by the coding sequence ATGAAAAAACCCCAAATCAAGCCCCATTTCCGCCTGGAAATTATTGAGCCCAAGCACGTCTATCTGTTGAGTGAATATTCCACCCAAGCACTCACTGGGGGGCTGTATTGTCAAATTCTGCCCCTACTGAATGGGCAGCATACCCGTGAAGCGTTAATCCAAAAACTAGATGGGCAAGTGCCACCAGAGCATTTAGATTATGTGCTCGATCGCCTACAGGACAAGGGCTATCTTACAGATGCGGCCCATGAACTCACCCCAGAGATGGCGGCTTTTTGGAGTGGATTAGGGGTTGAGCCTCAACAAGTGGCAGAGCACTTGTCGCAGAGTCAGGTAACGGTGACGGCGATCGGGGCGACAAATCCTCAACCCTTGCTGAATTCTCTCCAGGCGATCGGTATTTCAGTGCAGCAGCGACAGCCAGAGGAATTAATCGGTGAAGCAGACGGAGAGAATTCTTTACTCGTCGTGCTCACAGATGATTATCTGCAGCCGGAGCTGAGACAGATTAATCAAAAAGCTTTGAATGCCCAGCAACCTTGGCTGCTGGGCAAGCCCATGGGGAATGTGCTGTGGTTAGGCCCCATCTTTCATCCCGGTCAAACCGGGTGCTGGGCCTGTCTGGCGCAGCGCTTGTGGGGCAATCATGAAGTGGAATCATCGGTGTTGCGGCAAAAAGGCCAGCTGGGGCAGCTCGGGAACGCCAGCGATCATCAGGCCTGTTTACCTGTCGCGTTTGCTGGGTTTCCGGCAATGGTGCAGACAGCCATAGGGCTCACGACGACTGAGATCGCCAAGTGGCTAGTGAAGCGGAGCATTCCAGACTCATCGATCCAGACGTTAGCTGGAACCTTAATCACGCTGGATCAGGCAACCCTGACGTTAAAGACTCATCAGTTGCCCCATCGTCCACAATGTCCTACCTGTGGCGATGCTGACTTGGTTCATCAACAAGTGAACCAACCGCTGGCCCTTACCAGCCGCAAAAAGTTGTTCACTCAAGATGGTGGACATCGAGCCTTTACCCCGGAGCAAATCGTCAGCCGTCACGAGCATTTGATTAGCCCGATTACGGGTGTGGTGAGTAGTCTGGTGAGATCGTCCGATCCTGACAATTCTTTTGTGCATACCTACAGTGCAGTTCATGCCTTTGGATCGGCGACCAGCCTGAATCAACTACGGCGATCGCTGCGGCACAAAAGTGGGGGCAAGGGCAAAACTGATCGCCAGTCGAAAGCTAGTGGCTTCTGTGAAGCGATCGAACGCTATTCAGGTATCTATCAGGGGGACGAACCCAAAGTCAGCGCCACCTTTAAAGAGCTGGGTGAGCAAGCTATTCATCCCTATCAATGTTTGCTATTTAGTGAGCGGCAATATCAAAATCGCGAGCAGCTGAACCAAGCAATAATGGTCGATCATGATTGGATTGCTCAACCCTTTGACGAAACTCAAACCATTGATTGGACCCCGGTTTGGTCACTCACCGAAAAAAGACACAAATATCTCCCCACGGCCTTTTGTTATTACAACTACAAACTGCCCAAAACCCATCGCTTCTGTTCAGCCGACTCCAACGGTAATGCCGCTGGTGGAACCCTAGAGGATGCCATTCTTCAGGGCTTTTTAGAATTGGCGGAACGGGATAGTGTCGCCCTCTGGTGGTACAACCGCTTACCGCGTCCAGGGATCGATTTAGCCAGTTTCAACGACCCTTATTTACTGGATTTGCAAACCTGGTATCAAACGCAGCAACGAGAATTGTGGGTCTTAGACTTAACGACGGACTTGAACATTCCAGCCTTTGCTGCCGTTTCTCGGTATACCGGTAGCCAGCAGGAATACATCGTTGCTGGATATGGAGCACACTTCGACCCTAAAATTGCCGTCTCACGAGCGGTCACAGAAGTGAACCAAATGGGAGGTCACCTCCCCGAAAAACATCCTCCCACTGAGGCGGACTCAGCCCTGAGCTACTGGTTTACCCAGGCGACTATCGCCAATCAACCCTATCTGGCTCCTGATCCGCAACTTCCGGTCAAACAATACACTGACTATCCCCAGCAGTGGAGTGATGACATTTATCAAGATGTCTTGCAGTGTGCGGCAGTCGTCAAACAAGCAGGACTAGAGATGCTGGTTTTGAACCAGACGCGTCCTGACATTGGCTTACCCGTCGTCAAAGTCATGGTGCCGGGACTCCGCCATTTCTGGTCGCGGTTTGGGGCCGGACGCCTATACGATGTGCCGGTGAAACTGGGTTGGCAGTCGGCACCACTGGCAGAAGAGCAGATGAATTCCATGCCCATGGTGTTTTAA